The following coding sequences lie in one Azospirillum humicireducens genomic window:
- a CDS encoding glycosyltransferase family 2 protein, with product MTVSTIDRAASTAGTTGTDTSGTPRADADAVPAPTIAVLIPCYNEEAAIGKVVQDFRAALPEATVYVYDNNSRDRTVEVARAAGAVVRHEPLQGKGNVMRRMFADIEADVYVLVDGDDTYHAPSAPQLVKRLWDEQLDMVNGARVTEIVAAYRPGHRFGNLVLTGMVARIFGSRIGDMLSGYRVFSRRFVKSFPALASGFETETELTVHALELRMPIAEVKTPYKDRPPGSHSKLNTIRDGIRILRAILMLVKEERPLPFFSGLFGVLALLSVILGVPVIMTYFETGLVPRFPTAVLATGLMLMAFLSLTCGLILDTVTHGRREAKRMHYLSLRAPGNHPPLGGARGDGRR from the coding sequence ATGACCGTATCGACCATCGACCGCGCCGCTTCCACCGCCGGCACCACCGGCACCGACACCTCGGGAACGCCGCGGGCCGACGCGGACGCCGTCCCGGCGCCGACCATCGCGGTGCTGATTCCCTGCTACAATGAGGAGGCGGCGATCGGCAAGGTGGTGCAGGACTTCCGCGCCGCTCTGCCGGAGGCGACGGTCTACGTCTACGACAACAACTCCAGGGACCGGACGGTCGAGGTCGCGCGCGCGGCGGGGGCGGTGGTCCGGCACGAGCCGCTGCAGGGCAAGGGCAACGTCATGCGCCGCATGTTCGCCGACATCGAGGCGGACGTCTATGTGCTGGTCGACGGCGACGACACCTATCACGCGCCGAGCGCGCCGCAGCTGGTCAAGCGGCTGTGGGACGAGCAGCTCGACATGGTCAACGGCGCGCGGGTGACGGAGATCGTCGCCGCCTACCGCCCCGGCCACCGGTTCGGCAACCTCGTGCTGACCGGCATGGTCGCCCGGATCTTCGGCAGCCGCATCGGCGACATGCTGTCGGGCTACCGGGTGTTCTCCCGCCGCTTCGTGAAATCCTTTCCGGCGCTGGCCAGCGGTTTCGAAACCGAAACGGAGCTGACCGTCCATGCGCTGGAGCTGCGCATGCCGATCGCCGAGGTGAAGACCCCCTACAAGGACCGTCCGCCCGGATCGCACAGCAAGCTGAACACCATCCGCGACGGCATCCGCATCCTGCGCGCCATCCTCATGCTGGTGAAGGAGGAGCGGCCCCTGCCCTTCTTCTCCGGCCTGTTCGGCGTGCTGGCCCTGCTGTCGGTCATCCTGGGCGTGCCGGTGATCATGACCTATTTCGAAACCGGTCTGGTTCCTCGCTTCCCCACCGCCGTGCTGGCCACCGGGCTGATGTTGATGGCCTTCCTCAGTCTGACCTGCGGGCTGATCCTGGATACAGTCACCCATGGCCGCCGCGAGGCCAAGCGCATGCATTACCTGTCGCTGCGCGCGCCGGGCAACCATCCGCCGTTGGGCGGCGCGCGCGGGGACGGCCGCCGGTGA
- the leuD gene encoding 3-isopropylmalate dehydratase small subunit has product MEKFTVLTGVAAPLPMINVDTDMIIPKQFLKTIKRTGLGKHLFDEMRYTPDGQEIPDFVLNKPAYRKASIMVAGDNFGCGSSREHAPWALADFGIRCIIAPSFADIFYNNCFKNGILPIKLPKEQVDLLLDDASRGSNAVITVDLEKQTITGPDGGTISFELDPFRKHCLLNGLDDIGLTLQQSAHIDGYEGKQRTGQPWMWG; this is encoded by the coding sequence ATGGAAAAGTTCACGGTTCTCACCGGCGTTGCGGCGCCGCTGCCGATGATCAATGTCGATACCGACATGATCATTCCGAAGCAGTTCCTGAAGACCATCAAGCGGACGGGGCTGGGCAAGCATCTGTTCGACGAGATGCGTTACACCCCGGACGGGCAGGAGATCCCGGACTTCGTCCTGAACAAGCCGGCCTACCGCAAGGCCAGCATCATGGTGGCGGGCGACAATTTCGGCTGCGGCTCCTCGCGCGAGCATGCGCCGTGGGCTCTGGCCGACTTCGGCATCCGCTGCATCATCGCCCCCAGCTTCGCCGACATCTTCTACAATAACTGTTTCAAGAACGGCATCCTGCCGATCAAGTTGCCGAAGGAGCAGGTCGACCTGCTGCTCGACGACGCATCGCGCGGGTCGAACGCCGTCATCACGGTCGACCTTGAGAAGCAGACCATCACCGGCCCGGACGGCGGCACCATCTCCTTCGAGCTGGATCCCTTCCGCAAGCATTGCCTGCTGAACGGCCTGGACGACATCGGCCTGACGCTGCAGCAGTCGGCCCATATCGACGGGTACGAGGGCAAGCAGCGCACCGGCCAGCCGTGGATGTGGGGCTGA
- the leuB gene encoding 3-isopropylmalate dehydrogenase, whose product MAANKKLLFLPGDGIGPEVMRQVRRVIDWMDRKRKITFDVSEGLVGGAAIDAHGVPLSDATLADALAVDAVMLGAVGGPKWDNPTDYTKRPEAGLLALRKELGLFANLRPAVVFDALVDASTLKADVIRGLDILIVRELTGGVYFGEPRGITDIGNGERRGVNTQVYTTPEIRRVARVAFELARKRGNKLCSMEKANVMESGLLWRQEVTKLHQEEFQDVELSHMYADNGAMQLLKNPKQFDVIVTDNLFGDILSDEAAMMTGSLGMLPSASLGAPDADGNRKALYEPVHGSAPDIAGRDLANPCATLLSFAMCLRYSFNLDEDAKLIERAIQNVLGGGMRTADIMAPGMARCSTTVMGDSILRELDKLAS is encoded by the coding sequence ATGGCCGCCAATAAGAAGCTTCTGTTCCTCCCCGGTGACGGCATCGGCCCCGAGGTGATGCGTCAGGTCCGCCGGGTCATCGACTGGATGGACCGCAAGCGCAAGATCACCTTCGACGTGTCCGAAGGGCTGGTCGGCGGCGCGGCCATCGACGCCCATGGCGTTCCGCTGTCCGACGCCACGCTCGCCGATGCGCTGGCAGTGGACGCGGTGATGCTGGGCGCCGTCGGCGGCCCGAAATGGGACAACCCGACCGACTACACCAAGCGTCCGGAAGCCGGCCTGCTGGCCCTGCGCAAGGAACTGGGCCTGTTCGCCAACCTGCGCCCTGCCGTGGTGTTCGACGCGCTGGTCGACGCCTCGACCCTGAAGGCCGATGTCATCCGCGGGCTGGACATCCTGATCGTCCGCGAGCTGACCGGCGGTGTCTATTTCGGTGAGCCGCGCGGCATCACCGACATCGGCAACGGCGAGCGCCGCGGCGTCAACACCCAGGTCTACACCACGCCCGAGATCCGCCGCGTCGCCCGCGTCGCGTTCGAGCTGGCCCGCAAGCGCGGCAACAAGCTCTGCTCGATGGAAAAGGCGAACGTCATGGAATCCGGCCTGCTGTGGCGCCAGGAAGTGACCAAGCTGCACCAGGAAGAGTTCCAGGACGTCGAGCTGAGCCACATGTACGCCGACAATGGCGCCATGCAGCTGCTGAAGAACCCGAAGCAGTTCGACGTGATCGTCACCGACAACCTGTTCGGCGACATCCTGTCGGACGAGGCGGCGATGATGACCGGCTCGCTCGGCATGCTGCCCTCGGCCTCGCTCGGCGCCCCGGATGCCGACGGCAACCGCAAGGCGCTGTACGAGCCGGTGCACGGTTCCGCCCCGGACATCGCCGGCCGTGATCTGGCCAACCCCTGCGCCACGCTGCTGTCCTTCGCGATGTGCCTGCGCTACTCGTTCAACCTGGACGAGGACGCCAAGCTGATCGAGCGGGCCATCCAGAACGTGCTGGGCGGCGGCATGCGCACGGCCGACATCATGGCACCGGGCATGGCGCGCTGCTCCACCACCGTCATGGGCGACTCGATCCTGCGCGAGCTGGACAAGCTGGCCTCCTGA